The Desulfarculaceae bacterium genome window below encodes:
- the rpoB gene encoding DNA-directed RNA polymerase subunit beta, translating into MSQATYGNYPVRKNFGKISKIIDIPNLIDMQKQSYERFLQKDTPIDQRREVGLQGVFKSVFPIRDFSGTSSLEYVSYDFGEVKYDVDECLARGMTFEAPLKLTVRLVVYDVDKETDTQSIRDIKEQEIFFGTLPLMTARGTFIVNGTERVVVSQLHRSPGIFFDHDKGRTHSSGKLLYSARIIPLRGSWIDLEFDHKDILYVRIDRRRKFPVTLLLKALGYGAQELLEMMYPQNVFQFEGDQVFLTVQPDLLVGRQASKEIKDPETGKPLVKEGRKITRRAVKRLEDLKIPRIEVAEGELIGRYVAKDLADPVTGELIVGINQPLSEDLISKLRAAGVSEVPVLFIDGLRYSTCFRDTLELDKVEETDEAIVDIYRKLRPSNPPTLEVARTFFHNLFFSPEHYDLSAVGRLKMNLRLGVDVPEQERTLRRDDIMEAVKELIRLKDSEGPVDDIDHLGNRRVRSVGELLENQYRIGLVRMERAIKERMSLQEIEALMPHDLINSKPVSAVVKEFFGTSQLSQFMDQTNPLSEVTHKRRLSALGPGGLTRERAGFEVRDVHNTHYGRICPIETPEGPNIGLIVSLSTYARVNDYGFIETPYRTAGSGKVNKEVKFLSALEEGDHAIAQANAPIDAKGKFQNDIISARREGEFMLVGPEEVEYMDVSPNQLVSVAASLVPFLENDDANRALMGSNMQRQAVPLLRTDAPLVGTGMEPVVARDSGVCVVAEADGVINDVDAGRIVVRYDEPLTAEAHSQVKIYKLIKFRRSNQNTCTSQKPIVNRGQRVVKGQILADGPAVAQGELALGQNILVAFMSWGGYNYEDSILISERIVKDDIFTSLHIEEFETVARDTKLGKEEITRDIPNVGEEALRNLDESGIIRIGAEINAGDILVGKITPKGETQLSPEEKLLRAIFGEKAGDVKDTSLRVPPGVEGIVIDARVFSRKGIEKDERAQSIEDEEVARLIKDQNDEVHIIHRNALDELRRLVSGKSIAAPIKDDKGKVVLKKGPIEVDDLKGVPLKYLRDLELAGASEKVQRELERVIEGYLEQVDMIRAAAEEKIGRLKKGDELPPGVIKMVKVYVAMKRKLSVGDKMAGRHGNKGVVSRILPVEDMPHFADGTPVDLVLNPLGVPSRMNVGQVLETHLGWASKSLGRKVAEIVESLGDAKEKAKKVRVKELKELLTKTYSKKEYAELTTGLDDDELLALGKRLSKGVPMATPVFDGASEDEIGQLLKLADVGVTGQSRLVDGRTGDTFDREVTVGVMYMLKLHHLVDDKIHARSIGPYSLVTQQPLGGKAQFGGQRLGEMEVWAMEAYGAAYSLQEFLTVKSDDVAGRTRMYEKIVKGENNLEAGLPESFNVLVKELQALCLDMELIEKKELTAALD; encoded by the coding sequence ATGAGCCAGGCGACCTACGGCAACTACCCGGTCCGCAAGAACTTCGGCAAGATCTCCAAGATCATTGACATCCCCAACCTGATCGACATGCAGAAGCAATCCTACGAGCGCTTCCTGCAGAAGGATACTCCCATCGATCAGCGCCGCGAGGTGGGTCTCCAGGGGGTGTTCAAGAGCGTGTTCCCCATCCGCGACTTCTCGGGAACGTCCTCGCTGGAGTATGTAAGCTATGACTTCGGCGAGGTCAAGTACGATGTCGACGAATGTCTGGCCCGGGGCATGACCTTCGAGGCGCCCTTGAAGCTCACCGTGCGCCTGGTGGTCTACGACGTGGACAAGGAGACCGATACCCAGTCCATCCGTGACATCAAGGAGCAGGAGATCTTCTTCGGCACCCTGCCCCTGATGACCGCCCGCGGCACCTTCATCGTCAACGGCACCGAGCGCGTGGTGGTCAGCCAGCTGCACCGCAGCCCCGGCATCTTCTTCGACCACGACAAGGGCCGCACCCACTCCAGCGGCAAGCTGTTGTACTCGGCGCGCATCATCCCCTTGCGCGGCTCCTGGATCGACCTGGAGTTCGACCACAAGGACATTCTCTACGTGCGCATCGACCGGCGCCGCAAGTTCCCGGTCACCCTGCTGCTCAAGGCCCTGGGCTACGGCGCCCAGGAGCTTCTGGAGATGATGTATCCCCAGAACGTCTTCCAGTTCGAGGGCGACCAGGTCTTTTTGACCGTGCAGCCGGACCTGTTGGTGGGCCGCCAGGCCTCCAAGGAAATCAAGGACCCCGAGACCGGCAAGCCGCTGGTCAAGGAGGGCCGCAAGATCACGCGCCGGGCGGTCAAGCGCCTGGAAGATCTTAAGATTCCCCGCATCGAAGTTGCCGAGGGCGAGCTGATCGGCCGTTACGTGGCCAAGGATCTGGCCGACCCGGTGACCGGCGAGTTGATCGTGGGCATCAACCAGCCCCTGAGCGAGGATCTCATCAGCAAGCTCAGGGCCGCGGGCGTGTCCGAGGTGCCGGTGCTGTTCATCGACGGCCTCAGGTACTCCACCTGCTTCCGGGACACCCTGGAGCTGGACAAGGTGGAGGAGACCGACGAAGCCATCGTGGACATCTACCGCAAGCTCCGCCCCTCCAACCCGCCCACCCTGGAGGTGGCCCGCACCTTCTTCCACAATCTGTTCTTCAGCCCGGAGCACTACGACCTGAGCGCCGTGGGCCGGCTGAAGATGAACCTGCGCCTGGGCGTGGACGTGCCCGAACAGGAGCGCACCCTTCGCCGCGACGACATCATGGAAGCGGTCAAGGAGCTGATTCGCTTGAAGGATTCCGAAGGCCCCGTGGACGACATCGACCACCTGGGCAACCGCCGGGTGCGCTCGGTGGGCGAGCTTTTGGAAAACCAGTACCGCATCGGCCTGGTGCGCATGGAGCGGGCCATCAAGGAGCGCATGAGCCTTCAGGAGATCGAGGCGCTCATGCCCCACGACCTGATCAACTCCAAGCCGGTCAGCGCGGTGGTCAAGGAGTTCTTCGGCACCAGCCAGCTCAGCCAGTTCATGGACCAGACCAACCCGCTGAGCGAGGTGACCCACAAGCGCCGCCTCAGTGCCCTGGGACCCGGCGGCCTCACCCGTGAGCGCGCCGGCTTCGAGGTGCGCGACGTGCACAACACCCACTACGGCCGCATCTGCCCCATTGAGACCCCGGAAGGTCCCAACATCGGGCTGATCGTGAGCCTCAGCACCTACGCGCGGGTGAACGACTACGGCTTCATCGAGACCCCCTACCGCACCGCGGGCAGCGGCAAGGTGAACAAAGAGGTCAAGTTCCTCTCGGCTCTGGAAGAGGGCGATCACGCCATCGCCCAGGCCAACGCGCCCATCGACGCCAAGGGCAAGTTCCAGAACGACATCATCAGCGCCCGCCGCGAGGGCGAGTTCATGCTGGTGGGGCCCGAAGAGGTCGAGTACATGGACGTGAGCCCCAACCAGCTGGTTTCGGTGGCCGCCTCCCTGGTGCCCTTTTTGGAGAACGACGACGCCAACCGCGCGCTCATGGGCTCCAACATGCAGCGCCAGGCGGTGCCTCTGCTGCGCACCGACGCGCCCCTGGTGGGCACGGGCATGGAGCCGGTGGTGGCCCGCGACTCGGGCGTGTGCGTGGTGGCCGAGGCCGACGGGGTGATCAACGACGTGGACGCGGGGCGCATCGTGGTGCGCTATGACGAACCGCTGACCGCCGAGGCTCACAGCCAGGTCAAGATCTACAAACTGATCAAGTTCCGCCGCAGCAACCAGAACACCTGCACCAGCCAAAAGCCCATCGTCAACCGCGGCCAGCGCGTGGTCAAGGGCCAGATCCTGGCCGACGGCCCGGCGGTGGCCCAGGGCGAGCTGGCCCTGGGGCAGAACATCCTGGTGGCCTTCATGAGCTGGGGCGGCTACAACTACGAGGACTCCATCCTCATCTCCGAGCGCATCGTCAAGGACGACATCTTCACCTCCCTGCACATTGAGGAGTTCGAGACCGTCGCCCGCGACACCAAGCTGGGCAAGGAAGAGATCACCCGCGACATCCCCAACGTGGGCGAGGAAGCCCTGCGCAACCTCGACGAGAGCGGCATCATCCGCATCGGCGCCGAAATCAACGCAGGCGACATCCTGGTGGGCAAGATCACCCCCAAGGGCGAAACCCAGCTCAGCCCCGAGGAAAAACTGCTCCGGGCCATCTTCGGCGAGAAGGCCGGCGACGTTAAGGACACCAGCCTCCGGGTTCCCCCCGGGGTGGAAGGCATCGTCATCGACGCCCGCGTGTTCAGCCGCAAGGGCATCGAGAAGGACGAGCGCGCCCAGTCCATCGAGGACGAAGAGGTGGCCCGCCTGATCAAGGACCAGAACGACGAGGTCCACATCATCCACCGCAACGCCCTGGACGAGCTCCGGCGCCTGGTGAGCGGCAAATCCATCGCCGCGCCCATCAAGGACGACAAGGGCAAGGTGGTGCTCAAGAAGGGCCCCATCGAGGTGGACGACCTCAAGGGCGTGCCGCTGAAGTACCTGCGCGACCTGGAGCTGGCCGGGGCCAGCGAGAAGGTGCAGCGCGAGCTGGAGAGGGTCATCGAGGGCTACCTGGAGCAGGTGGACATGATCCGCGCGGCCGCCGAAGAAAAGATCGGCCGCCTCAAGAAGGGCGACGAGCTGCCTCCGGGCGTGATCAAGATGGTCAAGGTCTATGTGGCCATGAAGCGCAAGCTCTCGGTGGGCGACAAGATGGCCGGCCGCCACGGCAACAAGGGCGTGGTCAGCCGCATCCTGCCCGTGGAGGACATGCCCCACTTCGCCGACGGCACCCCGGTGGACCTGGTTCTGAACCCCCTGGGCGTGCCTTCGCGCATGAACGTGGGCCAGGTTCTGGAAACCCACCTGGGCTGGGCCTCCAAGTCCCTGGGCCGCAAGGTGGCCGAGATCGTCGAGTCCCTGGGCGACGCCAAGGAAAAGGCCAAGAAGGTCCGGGTGAAGGAGCTCAAGGAGCTCTTGACCAAGACCTACTCCAAGAAGGAGTACGCCGAGCTGACCACCGGCCTGGACGACGACGAGCTCCTGGCCCTGGGCAAGCGCCTGAGCAAGGGCGTGCCCATGGCTACCCCGGTGTTCGACGGGGCCAGCGAGGACGAGATCGGCCAGCTATTGAAGCTGGCCGACGTGGGCGTCACCGGCCAGTCGCGCCTGGTGGACGGCCGCACCGGCGACACCTTCGACCGCGAGGTCACGGTGGGCGTCATGTACATGCTCAAACTCCACCACCTGGTGGACGACAAGATACACGCGCGCTCCATCGGCCCCTACTCCCTGGTTACCCAGCAGCCCCTGGGCGGCAAGGCCCAGTTCGGCGGCCAGCGCTTGGGCGAGATGGAGGTCTGGGCCATGGAAGCCTACGGCGCGGCCTACTCCCTGCAGGAGTTCCTCACCGTCAAGAGTGACGACGTGGCGGGCCGCACCCGCATGTATGAAAAGATAGTCAAGGGCGAGAACAATCTGGAGGCCGGGCTTCCCGAAAGCTTCAACGTTCTGGTCAAGGAGCTGCAGGCCCTTTGCCTGGACATGGAGCTGATCGAGAAGAAGGAACTCACCGCGGCCTTAGACTAA
- the rplL gene encoding 50S ribosomal protein L7/L12, translating to MADITKDQVIDFIKNMSVLELSELVSEMEEIFGVSAAAPMAVAAMPAGGGEAAAAEEQTEFDVILESAGDKKIQVIKVVRAITGLGLKEAKELVDSAPKAVKEAVEKDEAENIKGQLEEAGASVAIK from the coding sequence ATGGCTGATATCACCAAAGACCAGGTCATCGACTTCATCAAGAACATGTCCGTGCTCGAGCTGAGCGAGCTGGTCAGCGAAATGGAAGAGATCTTCGGCGTGAGCGCGGCGGCCCCCATGGCCGTGGCGGCCATGCCCGCAGGCGGCGGCGAGGCCGCGGCTGCCGAGGAGCAGACCGAGTTCGACGTCATCCTCGAGTCGGCCGGCGACAAGAAGATCCAGGTGATCAAGGTCGTGCGGGCCATCACCGGCCTGGGCCTCAAGGAGGCCAAGGAGCTGGTGGACAGCGCCCCCAAGGCCGTCAAGGAAGCGGTGGAGAAGGACGAAGCCGAGAACATCAAGGGCCAGCTGGAAGAGGCCGGCGCCTCGGTGGCGATCAAGTAA